A portion of the Pogoniulus pusillus isolate bPogPus1 chromosome 6, bPogPus1.pri, whole genome shotgun sequence genome contains these proteins:
- the DKK1 gene encoding dickkopf-related protein 1: protein MRGLVALLAALSCAAPLGRAVGPAGALSSNAIKGPPPGGAAEASAAPAAPFDGSNKSPPAATRQPFPCTEDEDCGPEEFCGGAARGGGAPLCLACRRRRKRCLRDAMCCPGTTCSNGLCTPLEHPHGGGELDELGTEVLPRRTPAPAWLPTAKGEEGQFCLRSSDCGAGLCCARHFWSKICKPVLREGQVCTRHRRKGAHGLEIFQRCQCAEGLTCRLQRPQAPADASRLHTCQRL, encoded by the exons ATGCGGGGTCTGGTGGCGCTGCTGGCGGCGCTGAGCTGCGCGGCCCCGCTGGGGCGGGCGGTGGGACCCGCCGGTGCTCTCAGCTCCAACGCCATCAAGGGACCCCCGCCAGGGGGGGCGGCCGAGGCCAGCGCTGCCCCCGCTGCTCCCTTCGACGGTAGCAACAAGTCGCCTCCGGCCGCCACCCGGCAG cCTTTCCCCTGCACTGAGGATGAGGACTGTGGCCCAGAGGAGTTTTGTGGGGGGGCTGCCCGTGGTGGGGGTGCCCCACTGTGCCTCGCCTGTCGCCGACGTCGCAAGCGCTGCCTGCGTGATGCCatgtgctgccctggcaccacctGCAGCAacg ggctctgcacgcCTCTGGAGCATCCTCATGGTGGTGGtgagctggatgagctgggCACTGAGGTTCTGCCCCGACGGacacctgcccctgcctggctgcccacTGCCAAAG GTGAGGAGGGGCAGTTCTGCCTGCGCTCGTCGGACTGCGGGGCCGGGCTGTGCTGCGCCCGCCACTTCTGGTCCAAGATCTGCAAGCCGGTGCTGCGGGAGGGCCAAGTGTGCACCCGGCACCGGCGGAAAGGCGCCCACGGGCTGGAGATCTTCCAGCGCTGCCAGTGCGCCGAGGGGCTGACCTGCCGCCTGCAGCGCCCGCAGGCGCCCGCCGACGCCTCCCGCCTGCACACCTGCCAGCGGCTCTGA
- the LOC135176418 gene encoding cuticle protein 16.5-like, translating into MAEALLAVAGAVKMTEALPAVAEEVKMTEALPAVAGAVKMAEALLAVAGAVKMTEALPAVAEEVKMTEALPAVAGAVKMAEALPAVAGAVKMAEALPAVAGAVKMAESLPAVAGAVKMAEALPAVDGAVKMAEALLAVAGR; encoded by the coding sequence ATGGCAGAGGCTCTGCTAGCTGTGGCTGGAGCAGTGAAGATGACAgaggctctgccagctgtggcTGAAGAGGTGAAGATGACAgaggctctgccagctgtggcTGGAGCGGTGAAGATGGCAGAGGCTCTGCTAGCTGTCGCTGGAGCGGTGAAGATGACAgaggctctgccagctgtggcTGAAGAGGTGAAGATGACAgaggctctgccagctgtggcTGGAGCGGTGAAGATGGCAgaggctctgccagctgtggcTGGAGCGGTGAAGATGGCAgaggctctgccagctgtggcTGGAGCGGTGAAGATGGCAGAGTCTCTGCCAGCTGTGGCTGGAGCAGTGAAGATGGCAgaggctctgccagctgtggaTGGAGCAGTGAAGATGGCAGAGGCTCTGCTAGCTGTCGCTGGAAGGTAA